A stretch of Clostridium sp. BJN0001 DNA encodes these proteins:
- a CDS encoding methyl-accepting chemotaxis protein: MKKNNSLITNLTKIIIVLIILIFSLTTLLNILNIKKNMTSVLLSKSINTADEVKSLIEYIIENKGEDIEELQNLVEKKASSDNICYAVIIDKNCEAIAHSDSQKIGKVYDDDYTQDVVKNAKTSSIKFYADVQKVWSYDIVVPIMVDGSQFGSLDIGIPISGINSVISSFVILQIIIAIIATTLVAIIILLLLKRTLNPLKHITQLINETSELNFNNNSLLNKYVNKNNEIGIISKSLINMREKLKCMISTIKSTSDEINSFSTNLGTTVDNSINSLNNISNAISDIAKSSENQSEDIQNEVNQIDTLSSQVDNISNKTEVTFDKISNTANLSKLGSTVVQNLSACSEKNENVSNNIKLIVTDVDKNSKEIGSIIETIDEIAEQTNLLALNASIEAARAGESGKGFTVVAEEVKKLAEETSKFTNEIKEKIKTIQTKSDSAVSSVEENINIVNENTEAVQKTENIFKQLTSEIAFLSKTITEIVDSNKTMLENKNAILDIIQNTSSGSEETTAATQEINSITKKQMIDINNLSSEVNKLQEFSDSLTTEMNKFNI, translated from the coding sequence ATGAAAAAAAATAATTCTTTAATTACAAATTTAACAAAAATAATTATTGTATTAATTATTTTAATCTTTTCTCTCACAACTTTATTAAACATATTAAATATCAAAAAAAATATGACTTCCGTATTACTATCCAAATCAATAAATACAGCTGATGAAGTTAAAAGCCTAATAGAATATATTATCGAAAATAAAGGTGAAGATATTGAAGAACTTCAAAACCTTGTTGAAAAGAAAGCTTCATCAGATAATATTTGTTACGCCGTCATCATAGATAAAAACTGTGAGGCAATAGCACATAGTGATTCACAAAAAATCGGTAAAGTCTACGATGATGATTATACGCAAGACGTCGTTAAAAATGCTAAAACATCATCAATCAAATTTTACGCGGACGTTCAAAAAGTATGGTCATATGATATTGTGGTTCCAATAATGGTAGATGGCAGTCAGTTTGGCTCACTCGATATTGGTATACCTATAAGTGGAATAAACTCTGTAATATCAAGTTTTGTTATTCTTCAAATAATAATTGCTATTATTGCTACAACTTTAGTTGCTATTATTATTCTTTTATTATTAAAGAGAACTTTAAATCCTTTAAAACATATAACCCAATTAATAAATGAAACTAGTGAACTGAATTTCAATAATAATTCTTTATTAAATAAATATGTAAATAAAAATAATGAAATTGGTATTATATCAAAGTCTCTTATAAATATGAGAGAAAAACTTAAATGTATGATTTCAACAATTAAAAGCACTTCTGATGAAATAAACAGTTTTTCAACTAATTTAGGAACAACTGTTGATAATTCAATAAATTCTTTAAATAATATTTCAAATGCTATTTCAGACATAGCTAAAAGTTCTGAAAATCAATCAGAAGATATTCAAAACGAAGTTAACCAGATTGATACTTTAAGCTCGCAAGTAGATAATATTTCAAATAAGACAGAAGTAACATTTGATAAAATAAGTAATACTGCTAACTTAAGCAAACTTGGAAGTACAGTTGTACAAAATTTATCAGCATGTTCTGAAAAAAATGAAAATGTATCTAATAATATAAAACTAATAGTTACTGATGTTGATAAAAATTCAAAAGAAATAGGAAGCATAATTGAAACAATTGATGAAATTGCAGAGCAGACTAATCTTCTTGCTTTAAACGCATCTATTGAAGCAGCACGTGCAGGTGAAAGTGGAAAGGGATTTACTGTTGTTGCAGAAGAAGTAAAAAAGCTTGCAGAAGAGACTTCTAAATTTACTAACGAAATTAAAGAAAAGATTAAAACAATACAAACAAAATCAGATAGTGCAGTATCCTCTGTAGAAGAAAATATTAATATTGTAAATGAAAATACCGAGGCAGTTCAAAAAACCGAAAATATTTTTAAACAATTAACATCTGAAATAGCTTTCTTATCAAAAACAATCACAGAAATTGTTGATTCAAACAAAACAATGCTTGAAAATAAAAATGCTATTTTAGATATTATACAAAATACATCTTCTGGATCAGAAGAAACAACTGCAGCAACTCAAGAAATAAATAGTATAACTAAAAAACAGATGATAGATATAAACAATCTATCATCTGAAGTAAATAAACTTCAAGAATTTTCAGATTCTCTTACTACTGAAATGAATAAGTTTAATATATAA
- a CDS encoding [FeFe] hydrogenase, group A, with translation MSDKNDMLIKNRFGFAFSELKDDSTEKTSSEKEMKIAVYGRVNKPGIIKFIPNMTLSQIIDSVGGISDKNEFKAAQINMPIGKLILKNDINKEIKADLFNKSEEKSIIILSKQDCIVQYALYYIEYLIEKINEGLYKKYEEVKDDIIRIYNILDRISKGAANMRDLYCLRILSNSIKEKMNEEYSVIEDILENFYSEMEEHIKEKKCYTYQCNNLVKITITQKCIGCGSCKRVCPVDCIDGEIKKKHNIDHTRCTYCGACISACPVDAITSGSNTLKFLRDLSLKDNVVVTQMAPAIRVTIGEAFGFKPGDNVEGKVCAALKKLGVNYVFDTTYGADLTIMEESAELVERFKKYISGDKNVKLPILTSCCPAWINFIEENYRDMMDVPSTAKSPMEMVATVIKEIWARENKISRDKLVSVAIMPCVAKKYEASREQFSMDLNYDVDYVVTTRELIKLFKDFNIDLKNIEPEKIDKVIGEYSGAGIIFGRTGGVIEAAVRTAYQNITGKKIDVIKFEPLRGWDNFRVCNLDIEGVKLKIGIVYGLKEAKKLLDKIRSGEEFFHAIEIMACQYGCVGGGGQPKVIKNKENVLKSRAEGLNNIDENMQIRRSNENSQVRIIYKKYLECPLSKKARELFHTNYFSR, from the coding sequence ATGAGTGATAAAAATGATATGTTAATAAAAAATAGATTTGGATTTGCATTTTCAGAATTAAAAGATGATAGCACAGAGAAAACATCATCTGAAAAAGAAATGAAAATTGCAGTATATGGGAGAGTTAATAAACCTGGAATCATTAAATTTATTCCTAATATGACACTTAGTCAGATAATAGATTCTGTAGGTGGAATTTCAGATAAAAATGAGTTTAAGGCTGCTCAGATAAATATGCCTATTGGAAAACTTATATTAAAAAATGATATTAATAAAGAAATTAAAGCTGACTTATTTAATAAAAGTGAAGAAAAATCAATAATAATACTATCTAAGCAGGATTGTATAGTTCAATATGCATTATATTATATAGAATATTTAATTGAGAAAATAAATGAAGGACTTTATAAAAAATATGAAGAGGTAAAAGATGATATTATAAGAATTTATAACATTTTAGATAGAATCAGCAAGGGCGCAGCTAATATGAGAGATTTATATTGTTTGAGGATATTATCAAATAGTATAAAAGAAAAAATGAATGAAGAGTATAGTGTAATTGAAGATATATTAGAAAATTTTTATAGTGAAATGGAGGAACATATAAAGGAAAAGAAATGTTATACATATCAGTGTAATAATCTTGTAAAGATCACTATAACACAAAAATGTATTGGCTGTGGAAGCTGCAAAAGAGTATGCCCAGTAGATTGCATAGATGGAGAAATTAAGAAAAAGCATAATATAGATCATACAAGATGTACTTATTGTGGTGCGTGTATATCTGCTTGCCCTGTTGATGCAATAACATCTGGTAGCAATACACTTAAGTTTTTAAGAGATTTGTCTTTGAAAGATAATGTGGTAGTTACACAGATGGCACCTGCAATAAGAGTTACGATTGGTGAAGCATTCGGCTTTAAACCTGGAGATAATGTTGAAGGAAAAGTATGTGCTGCACTTAAAAAGCTTGGAGTAAATTATGTTTTTGATACTACGTATGGAGCAGATTTAACAATAATGGAAGAGTCTGCAGAATTAGTAGAAAGATTTAAAAAATATATTTCTGGTGATAAAAACGTAAAACTTCCAATACTTACTTCGTGCTGTCCAGCATGGATTAATTTTATAGAAGAAAATTATAGAGATATGATGGATGTCCCATCTACAGCAAAATCACCAATGGAAATGGTTGCTACTGTAATAAAAGAAATATGGGCAAGAGAAAATAAGATTTCAAGAGATAAGCTTGTTTCAGTAGCTATTATGCCATGTGTAGCTAAAAAATATGAAGCTTCAAGAGAACAATTTTCAATGGATTTAAATTATGATGTTGATTATGTTGTTACTACAAGAGAGCTTATAAAATTATTTAAAGATTTTAATATAGATTTAAAAAATATAGAGCCTGAAAAAATAGATAAAGTTATTGGTGAATATTCAGGAGCGGGTATAATATTTGGAAGAACAGGTGGAGTTATTGAAGCTGCAGTAAGAACAGCTTATCAAAATATTACGGGTAAAAAGATTGATGTAATAAAATTTGAACCTCTTCGTGGATGGGATAATTTTAGAGTATGCAATTTAGATATTGAAGGAGTTAAATTAAAGATAGGAATTGTATATGGACTTAAAGAGGCTAAAAAACTTTTAGATAAAATAAGATCAGGAGAAGAGTTCTTTCATGCAATTGAAATAATGGCGTGTCAATATGGATGTGTTGGCGGTGGCGGACAGCCTAAAGTTATAAAAAATAAGGAAAATGTTTTAAAATCAAGAGCTGAAGGCTTAAATAATATAGATGAAAATATGCAGATACGTCGTTCAAATGAAAATTCGCAAGTTCGCATTATTTATAAAAAATACCTTGAATGTCCTTTAAGTAAAAAAGCACGGGAGCTTTTTCATACAAATTATTTTTCTAGATGA
- a CDS encoding GNAT family N-acetyltransferase has product MKIINLIDNEKQVLECAKLIMKYFKDFTDLEYTKQFVRGCINPSKISMIAVDNKNNVLGFICGIEQYNAHIWEIQPIAVKEDFHKKGIGTELIKKFEQEVIHRKGTTIILTTADANNETSIGGVDLYEDTFKKVESIKNLKNNPYEFYQKNGFKIVGVMPDANGYGKPDIIMAKRESR; this is encoded by the coding sequence ATGAAAATAATAAATTTAATAGATAATGAAAAACAAGTATTAGAATGTGCAAAACTTATAATGAAGTATTTTAAAGATTTTACTGACCTTGAATATACTAAGCAGTTTGTAAGAGGATGTATAAATCCTTCAAAAATCAGTATGATAGCAGTTGATAATAAAAATAATGTGCTTGGATTTATATGTGGGATTGAGCAGTACAACGCACATATATGGGAGATTCAGCCTATAGCTGTAAAGGAAGACTTTCATAAAAAAGGAATTGGTACAGAACTTATAAAAAAATTTGAACAGGAAGTAATACATAGAAAAGGAACAACAATTATTTTAACTACAGCAGATGCTAATAATGAAACTTCTATAGGAGGAGTGGATTTATATGAAGATACATTTAAGAAAGTTGAATCAATTAAAAATTTAAAAAATAATCCATATGAATTTTATCAGAAAAATGGATTTAAAATAGTTGGTGTTATGCCTGATGCAAATGGATATGGCAAGCCTGATATTATTATGGCAAAAAGAGAAAGCAGATAA
- a CDS encoding DDE-type integrase/transposase/recombinase, whose amino-acid sequence MDEKTRKEIALFRYGILAPLISGTYDENKSVKQFFRDAAGKVYQTPDGEDTKVAAATLERWYYNYKNKGFEALIPVKRCDTGRTRKLDSDITEQIKYLKQEYPRIPATLIYQKLINNGTIVKGDISLSTINRYVNVLKLENKYSKNKDMKRYERAHINEVWCGDSSVGPYLKVDGKKKRVYIIALIDDASRYITGIDVFFNDNFVNLMSVLKSAVTRFGKPKILNFDNGASYKNKQMELLAARIGTTISYCAPYTPQSKAKIERWFRTLKDQWMSQLNMNDFNNLDELRISLISYVNSYNQHIHSSLDGLSPQDRFFKESHMIKRLTDEQIETSFLLEYERRVSADNVVMIDETEYEVDYRYSKQRITLRYSPDLSKIYVVDKNTSELTEIKLLNKHDNSVIKREKIKLTGGQE is encoded by the coding sequence ATGGACGAAAAAACTAGAAAAGAAATAGCACTTTTCAGGTACGGAATCTTGGCTCCTCTGATAAGTGGTACTTATGATGAAAATAAAAGTGTTAAACAATTTTTCCGAGATGCCGCAGGCAAAGTATATCAGACTCCAGATGGTGAAGATACTAAGGTAGCTGCTGCTACTCTTGAACGTTGGTATTACAATTACAAGAATAAGGGCTTTGAGGCACTCATACCTGTAAAACGATGCGACACTGGAAGAACACGTAAATTAGATTCTGATATTACAGAACAGATTAAATATTTAAAACAAGAATATCCAAGAATCCCAGCAACACTTATCTATCAAAAGCTTATTAACAATGGAACTATTGTTAAAGGAGATATTTCACTTTCAACAATTAATAGGTATGTTAATGTTCTTAAGCTTGAGAATAAATATTCTAAAAATAAAGATATGAAAAGATATGAGCGTGCTCATATAAATGAAGTATGGTGTGGTGACAGCAGCGTTGGACCTTATTTGAAGGTAGATGGTAAAAAGAAACGCGTTTACATAATAGCACTTATTGATGATGCTTCAAGATACATAACAGGAATAGATGTATTTTTTAATGATAATTTTGTAAATCTTATGTCTGTTTTAAAATCTGCTGTTACACGATTCGGGAAACCTAAAATCTTAAACTTTGATAATGGTGCTTCATATAAGAACAAGCAAATGGAACTTTTAGCAGCTAGAATAGGTACAACTATTAGTTATTGTGCACCCTATACCCCACAATCAAAAGCTAAAATTGAAAGGTGGTTTCGCACATTAAAAGATCAATGGATGTCCCAGCTTAATATGAATGATTTTAATAATTTAGATGAACTTAGGATAAGCCTTATTTCATATGTTAATAGCTATAATCAGCATATACATTCTTCTCTAGATGGACTATCTCCACAGGACAGGTTTTTCAAGGAATCTCACATGATTAAAAGGCTTACAGATGAACAAATTGAAACTTCCTTTTTACTTGAATATGAAAGAAGAGTATCAGCCGATAACGTAGTTATGATAGATGAAACAGAATATGAAGTTGATTATAGATACTCAAAACAAAGAATAACCCTAAGATATTCACCTGATTTAAGCAAAATTTATGTAGTTGATAAAAACACTTCTGAACTTACAGAAATAAAGCTTTTAAATAAGCATGATAATTCTGTTATAAAAAGGGAAAAAATAAAACTTACTGGAGGTCAAGAATAA
- a CDS encoding DUF6431 domain-containing protein — protein MSGQLVKHGYYKRTVKNSDGKISITILRAKCTCCNKTHAIFPECIVPYSQILLCDHISIINAYNSKASFEPIMIANEFIDESNIFYIIKQYLEHWKERITSFKISLDLSISKQCLKNFKRQFMQIKCINNILFS, from the coding sequence TTGTCCGGGCAGCTTGTAAAGCATGGTTATTACAAGAGAACTGTTAAAAACAGTGATGGCAAGATATCTATAACAATTCTTAGAGCAAAGTGTACATGTTGCAATAAAACTCATGCTATATTTCCAGAGTGTATTGTACCTTATTCTCAAATTCTTTTATGTGATCATATTTCAATTATTAATGCTTATAATTCCAAAGCTTCTTTTGAACCCATTATGATAGCTAATGAATTTATCGATGAAAGCAATATTTTTTATATAATAAAACAATATCTAGAGCATTGGAAGGAACGTATTACTTCATTTAAAATTTCATTAGATTTAAGTATTTCAAAGCAATGTTTAAAAAACTTTAAAAGACAATTTATGCAAATTAAATGCATCAATAATATTTTATTTTCGTAA
- a CDS encoding AAA family ATPase → MDYISRYGMDFNPFIKNSKEIVVETSDYKEVICRLNYLLNNKGFGILTGGPGRGKTTIIRNWSNSLNSSLYKVIYSSLSTLTVAEFYKNMAAQLGLEPMCRKIDNFKIIQNEITRYSVEKRITPVIIIDEANYVSNGILNDLKMLFNFDMDSRDRAIVLLVGLPQLNNTMRLVANEPLRQRITMNYNLDNLTKSETKDYILAKLTGAKCNTDIFDDTALEAIANASNGVPRIVNKICDSSLMIGNTKNMNTIDSDIIMLAVNETELG, encoded by the coding sequence ATGGATTATATAAGTAGATATGGAATGGATTTTAATCCGTTTATAAAAAATTCTAAGGAAATAGTAGTAGAAACTTCTGACTATAAAGAAGTTATTTGTAGACTTAATTATTTACTTAATAATAAAGGTTTCGGAATCCTGACCGGAGGTCCAGGGCGAGGTAAAACTACAATAATAAGAAACTGGTCTAATAGCCTTAATTCATCACTTTATAAAGTTATTTATAGTTCCCTTTCTACACTTACTGTTGCAGAATTTTATAAAAATATGGCTGCCCAGCTTGGACTAGAGCCAATGTGCAGAAAAATTGATAATTTCAAAATTATCCAAAATGAAATAACTAGATATTCAGTTGAAAAACGTATAACTCCTGTAATAATTATTGATGAAGCTAATTATGTAAGTAATGGAATACTTAATGATTTAAAAATGCTTTTTAATTTTGACATGGATTCAAGAGATCGTGCAATAGTACTTCTTGTGGGGCTTCCTCAGTTAAATAATACCATGAGGCTAGTTGCTAATGAGCCTTTAAGACAACGTATAACAATGAATTATAATTTAGATAATCTCACAAAATCAGAAACTAAAGACTATATATTAGCAAAGCTTACTGGTGCTAAATGTAATACTGATATTTTTGATGATACCGCTCTTGAAGCAATTGCTAACGCTTCGAACGGAGTTCCTAGAATTGTTAATAAAATCTGTGATTCTAGCCTTATGATAGGCAATACAAAAAATATGAATACAATTGATAGTGACATAATAATGCTTGCTGTTAATGAAACTGAACTTGGATAA
- the kdpA gene encoding potassium-transporting ATPase subunit KdpA translates to MTNLILQYALYLIILVALAIPLGKYIAKVMDGEKVFLSKILVPCENGIYKLMRIDKNEDMEWKKYSLSVILFSIINLVILFLIHVCQGVLPLNPEKFSGIKWDLAFNNAVSFLTNTNWQAYSGESALSYFTQMIGLTVQNFVSPAVGMCVLYGLIRGLLRVKQKGIGNFWVDFTRSVMYILIPLSIVVSLVLVSQGVVQNFKQYDTVSLTEPITLDDGTEVTEGVVPLGPAASQIAIKQLGTNGGGFFGVNSAHPLENPTALSNLFEMLSILLIPVSLCFSFGKSIKDKKQGVAIFVAMAIMLVAALGTIGINEQNATPQIAGNGQINIEATQTQSGGNMEGKESRFGIASSTTWAAFTTAASNGSVNSMHDSYTPIGGMITMLQMQLGEVIFGGIGCGLYGMLGFAILTVFIAGLMVGRTPEYLGKKIEPFEMRMAVLVCLATPIAILVGSGIASILPQVTDSLHNTGAHGFSEVLYSYSSCAGNNGSAFAGFNANTPFLNVSLGLVMLFARFVPMVATLAIAGNMVQKKHVAASAGTLPTHNAMFICLLIFVVLLIGALSFFPALALGPIAEFFQMFA, encoded by the coding sequence ATGACTAATTTAATATTGCAATATGCATTATATTTAATAATATTAGTAGCATTAGCTATTCCACTTGGAAAATATATAGCAAAAGTTATGGATGGCGAAAAAGTATTTTTATCAAAGATATTAGTACCTTGTGAAAATGGAATTTATAAATTAATGCGTATCGATAAAAACGAAGATATGGAATGGAAAAAATATTCACTTTCAGTAATATTATTTTCTATTATAAATCTAGTAATATTGTTCTTAATTCATGTATGTCAGGGAGTTTTACCATTAAATCCTGAAAAATTCTCAGGAATCAAATGGGACTTAGCATTTAACAATGCAGTAAGTTTTTTAACAAATACAAACTGGCAGGCATATTCAGGTGAAAGTGCATTAAGCTATTTTACACAGATGATAGGACTTACAGTTCAGAACTTTGTTTCACCAGCAGTTGGTATGTGTGTACTTTATGGATTAATAAGAGGATTACTAAGAGTAAAACAAAAAGGTATAGGAAATTTTTGGGTTGACTTTACAAGATCAGTTATGTATATACTAATACCACTTTCAATAGTAGTATCATTAGTTTTAGTATCTCAGGGAGTTGTTCAGAATTTCAAACAGTATGATACAGTTTCACTTACTGAACCAATAACTTTAGATGATGGAACAGAAGTTACTGAGGGAGTTGTTCCTCTTGGACCAGCAGCAAGCCAGATTGCAATAAAACAGCTTGGAACAAATGGAGGAGGATTCTTCGGAGTAAATTCAGCTCATCCACTTGAAAATCCAACAGCTTTATCAAATTTATTTGAGATGCTTTCAATATTATTAATACCAGTATCATTATGCTTTTCTTTTGGAAAAAGTATAAAAGATAAAAAACAAGGAGTAGCAATATTTGTAGCAATGGCTATAATGCTTGTTGCAGCACTTGGAACAATTGGAATTAATGAACAGAATGCAACACCACAGATTGCAGGAAATGGTCAGATAAATATAGAGGCCACACAGACTCAATCAGGTGGAAATATGGAAGGAAAAGAATCAAGATTTGGTATAGCAAGTTCAACTACATGGGCTGCCTTTACTACAGCGGCTTCAAATGGTTCTGTAAACTCTATGCATGATAGTTATACTCCAATTGGAGGAATGATTACAATGCTTCAAATGCAACTTGGAGAAGTTATTTTTGGAGGAATAGGTTGTGGACTTTATGGAATGTTAGGATTTGCAATACTTACAGTATTTATTGCAGGACTTATGGTTGGAAGAACACCTGAATATTTAGGCAAAAAGATAGAGCCTTTTGAAATGAGAATGGCAGTTTTAGTATGCCTTGCAACACCTATTGCAATATTAGTAGGTAGTGGTATAGCAAGTATTCTTCCACAGGTAACTGATAGCTTGCATAATACTGGAGCACATGGATTTTCAGAAGTTTTATATTCTTATTCATCATGTGCAGGTAATAATGGATCAGCATTTGCTGGATTTAATGCAAATACTCCATTTTTAAATGTAAGTCTTGGACTTGTAATGCTATTTGCAAGATTTGTACCAATGGTAGCTACATTAGCTATTGCAGGGAATATGGTACAGAAAAAGCATGTTGCAGCTAGTGCAGGTACTTTACCTACACACAATGCTATGTTTATATGTCTTTTAATATTTGTAGTATTACTTATTGGAGCGTTAAGCTTTTTCCCAGCATTGGCACTCGGACCTATTGCTGAATTTTTTCAAATGTTTGCTTAG
- a CDS encoding IS4 family transposase, translating into MKNTRLLSLILKETNDLITSSEYKEAYSLGNSFSRNRKLSFSNTVHFICSALRKSISSEIDNFIEDHKCLKFPSITKQAFSKARQNISPEAFNELCRLFVDKFYSINKNLNTWNGFNILAVDGTSLQVPDTKECGEYFGLSSNQNKTRTAIATASALYDVLNDIIVDSRITKYKTSERHIAKQHIESIGDKFCPRKSIVIFDRGYPSYDMFDYLNSKELLFLMRVSTSFKLAQSIDSPDFILKYKVKGEIKKIRVVKVKLSDEVTETLVTNIYDDTITPLKFKELYFLRWGVESKYKELKCSLKIEEFSGTKPIAIKQDFYVSIYLSMIAALIKKDADAAISNDNKDKDLNSIYQSNRNFILGQVFKRIIALLVKSRLRNKLLELILEKAIKIRSQIRCNRSCERKNKHPRKKHHHNIKSCF; encoded by the coding sequence ATGAAAAATACTAGATTATTATCTTTAATTTTAAAAGAAACAAACGATTTAATTACTTCAAGTGAGTACAAAGAAGCATACAGCTTAGGTAACTCATTCTCAAGGAATAGAAAACTATCCTTTTCAAATACGGTTCATTTTATTTGCTCCGCATTGCGAAAATCCATCTCTTCTGAAATTGATAATTTTATTGAAGATCATAAATGTTTAAAATTTCCGTCAATAACAAAACAAGCATTTTCTAAGGCAAGACAAAATATATCACCAGAAGCCTTTAATGAATTATGCAGACTTTTTGTTGATAAATTTTATAGTATAAATAAAAATTTAAACACTTGGAATGGTTTTAATATTCTAGCTGTAGATGGAACTAGTCTACAAGTGCCAGATACAAAAGAATGTGGTGAATATTTTGGATTAAGCAGTAATCAAAATAAGACAAGAACTGCTATTGCGACGGCGTCAGCCTTATATGATGTATTAAATGACATTATTGTAGATTCTAGAATTACTAAATATAAGACAAGTGAAAGACATATTGCAAAACAACATATAGAGTCAATAGGAGATAAATTCTGTCCTCGAAAAAGCATTGTTATTTTTGATAGAGGCTATCCTTCATATGATATGTTTGATTATTTAAATTCCAAGGAATTACTATTTTTAATGCGAGTATCAACATCTTTTAAACTTGCACAATCAATAGATTCCCCTGACTTTATTTTAAAATATAAAGTTAAAGGTGAAATAAAAAAAATAAGAGTAGTAAAAGTTAAGCTGTCAGATGAGGTGACAGAAACTTTAGTGACTAACATCTATGATGATACTATTACGCCTTTAAAATTCAAAGAACTCTATTTCTTAAGATGGGGCGTTGAATCTAAATATAAAGAATTAAAATGCAGTCTTAAAATCGAAGAATTTTCAGGTACTAAGCCAATTGCCATAAAGCAAGATTTTTACGTTTCTATTTATTTATCGATGATTGCAGCTCTTATAAAAAAAGATGCCGATGCTGCGATATCAAATGATAATAAGGATAAAGATTTAAATTCAATATATCAATCAAATAGGAATTTTATTTTGGGACAGGTATTCAAACGAATTATAGCTTTATTAGTTAAATCTAGATTAAGAAATAAGCTGTTAGAATTAATACTTGAAAAAGCTATAAAAATACGCTCACAAATACGTTGCAACCGATCTTGTGAGCGCAAAAACAAACATCCAAGAAAAAAGCACCATCATAATATTAAATCCTGTTTTTAA
- a CDS encoding tRNA-dihydrouridine synthase, translating to MKFYFAPLEGITGYIYRNAFESVFGEIDKYFTPFVVANKSRKFKTRELKDVQPENNRNINVIPQILTNNAEYFINTEEKLKELGYDEINLNLGCPSGTVVSKFKGSGFLKKREELDRFFDEVFSKTKVKISVKTRIGIDKPDEFYELIKIYNKYPLEELIIHPRTQQDFYRNEIHMDIFEYALKESKNPVCYNGDIFNINNYNNLIKRCPSLERIMLGRGLICNPGLILEIRDGLGADNDKLRLFHKTVYSGYKEVLYGDKNVLFKMKEFWSYMIQLFYDNEKYKKKIRKCMNINEYETIVNCIFNDLKIESIDKRGFSAQKLKL from the coding sequence ATGAAATTTTATTTTGCACCCCTTGAAGGGATTACAGGATATATATATAGAAATGCATTTGAGTCAGTTTTTGGAGAGATAGATAAGTATTTTACTCCTTTTGTTGTAGCAAATAAAAGCAGAAAATTTAAGACAAGAGAGCTTAAAGATGTACAGCCTGAAAACAATAGAAATATAAATGTAATACCTCAGATATTAACAAATAATGCAGAGTATTTTATAAATACTGAAGAAAAACTAAAAGAACTTGGATATGATGAGATAAATTTAAATCTTGGATGTCCATCTGGAACTGTTGTATCTAAATTTAAAGGTTCAGGTTTCCTTAAAAAAAGAGAGGAACTTGATAGATTTTTTGATGAAGTATTTTCAAAGACAAAAGTAAAAATATCAGTCAAAACACGTATAGGCATTGATAAGCCTGATGAGTTTTATGAACTTATTAAGATATATAATAAATATCCTTTAGAGGAGCTTATAATACATCCCAGAACGCAGCAGGATTTTTATAGAAACGAAATTCATATGGATATATTTGAATATGCACTTAAAGAAAGTAAAAATCCAGTTTGTTATAATGGAGACATTTTTAATATTAATAACTATAATAATCTTATAAAAAGATGTCCATCTTTAGAAAGGATTATGCTTGGACGTGGACTTATATGTAATCCTGGACTTATTTTGGAAATTAGAGATGGACTTGGAGCAGATAATGATAAATTAAGGTTATTTCATAAGACAGTCTATAGTGGATATAAAGAAGTTCTATATGGCGATAAGAATGTTTTATTTAAGATGAAAGAATTTTGGTCATATATGATACAGTTATTTTATGATAATGAGAAGTATAAAAAGAAAATAAGAAAATGTATGAACATTAATGAATATGAAACAATAGTAAATTGTATATTTAATGATCTTAAAATAGAGAGTATAGATAAGAGAGGATTTTCAGCTCAGAAACTTAAATTATAA